One window of Mesoplasma syrphidae genomic DNA carries:
- a CDS encoding ABC transporter permease subunit produces MFNLHLLKKSISSNWILWSVTLGASLLIFILFLKTIGSSAESNSVVNVLGGFLTSLGINLPLVYIVVTGNKLVAVEVEKGDMAYYLSTPLSRTKILTTKMIFFSGSVICWTLTHFVIGCIFIGIFNISMPIHLWTVMTINWTLLLLSFAGISWLASCYFNKATFSLIFGAGIPSAFIVLSLLASIPQLNIEYLNYLSLLTLFKPEKINISSVNTWLPQIAALLAISVFLYGAGIYIFKKRDLPL; encoded by the coding sequence ATGTTTAATTTACATTTATTAAAAAAATCAATTAGTAGTAACTGAATTTTATGAAGTGTTACCTTGGGCGCCTCACTTTTGATTTTTATTTTGTTTTTAAAAACTATAGGCAGTTCTGCTGAAAGTAACTCTGTTGTAAATGTTTTGGGAGGGTTTTTGACTTCTCTTGGAATCAACTTGCCATTAGTATACATAGTTGTTACAGGAAATAAATTAGTTGCTGTTGAGGTCGAAAAAGGCGATATGGCTTATTATTTGTCAACACCATTATCACGTACAAAAATTTTGACCACTAAAATGATTTTTTTTAGCGGCAGTGTTATTTGCTGAACACTTACTCATTTTGTTATTGGGTGCATTTTTATTGGAATATTCAATATTTCAATGCCAATTCATTTGTGAACAGTAATGACAATCAATTGAACACTTCTTTTGCTTTCTTTTGCAGGAATTTCATGACTTGCTTCATGCTATTTTAATAAGGCAACATTTTCTTTAATTTTTGGAGCAGGAATTCCTTCTGCATTTATAGTTTTATCTTTGTTGGCATCAATACCTCAGCTAAACATTGAATATTTGAATTATCTTTCATTATTAACCTTGTTTAAGCCTGAAAAGATTAATATTAGTAGTGTCAACACCTGATTGCCTCAAATTGCCGCTTTACTAGCAATTTCAGTATTCCTATATGGCGCAGGAATATATATCTTTAAAAAACGAGATCTTCCTTTATAA
- a CDS encoding ABC transporter ATP-binding protein → MKIIQVANLTKIYSNGYGIYDIDLEVEEGRIFGYLGPNGAGKSTTIRTLMGYIKPNKGQSLINGLDTWTQAALVQNDTGYLPGEISFPDNMTGWKFIKLIYNLRNQKNWAEVEKLIAYWEFNPNLKIKKMSKGMKQKVGLVIAFMHNPKIVILDEPTAGLDPLMQQKFVDTIQRAKANGQTILMSSHIFEEVEKTCDEVAIIKSGRIISHVDLHELRSKNKRYYKITYGSDEFMQWSEFYTDKEKLTYIYNVKPEEVKEFFKKLANFKIEMVSEIPFSLEKYFMKFYKSEGESNV, encoded by the coding sequence ATGAAAATTATTCAGGTAGCAAATTTGACAAAAATATACTCAAATGGCTATGGTATTTATGATATTGACTTGGAAGTAGAAGAGGGTAGAATTTTTGGTTATTTGGGACCTAATGGTGCTGGAAAATCAACTACAATTAGAACTCTTATGGGATATATAAAACCTAATAAGGGTCAAAGTCTTATAAATGGATTAGACACTTGAACGCAGGCAGCGCTTGTTCAAAACGATACCGGTTATTTACCCGGAGAAATATCTTTTCCTGATAACATGACAGGGTGAAAATTTATTAAGCTAATATACAATTTGCGAAATCAAAAAAATTGAGCTGAAGTTGAAAAATTGATTGCCTATTGGGAATTTAATCCTAATTTAAAAATTAAAAAAATGTCTAAAGGAATGAAGCAAAAAGTCGGACTGGTAATCGCATTTATGCATAATCCTAAAATAGTCATTCTTGATGAACCAACAGCTGGTTTAGATCCTTTAATGCAGCAAAAGTTTGTGGATACAATTCAGCGAGCAAAGGCTAATGGACAAACAATTTTAATGAGTTCACATATTTTTGAGGAAGTTGAAAAAACTTGTGACGAGGTAGCAATTATTAAAAGCGGGCGAATTATTTCGCACGTTGATCTACATGAGCTTCGTAGTAAAAATAAGCGCTATTATAAAATTACTTATGGTAGTGATGAGTTTATGCAATGATCCGAATTTTATACCGACAAAGAAAAACTAACCTACATTTACAACGTAAAACCTGAAGAGGTTAAAGAATTTTTTAAAAAACTGGCTAATTTCAAAATTGAAATGGTATCGGAAATTCCTTTTTCATTAGAAAAATATTTTATGAAATTTTATAAATCAGAAGGAGAATCTAATGTTTAA